In Alteromonas macleodii, the sequence GTGGCGAGCATGCGCGGCGTCGGTAATGAACTGTCCATAATCAGTGAGGTTATTCACAACGCGAATCTTGTGACTTGCATTACCCTCAATAGCTGGCGTCATTGCCGATGAACCTGTAGCTAGAACTAACTTGTCATAAGGTTGCTCTCCGCCACCTTGAAGTAACACGCATTTAGCGTGCGTGTCGATATGCTCTACCAACGTATGAGTAAACAGTCTAACGCGATATTGGCGTGAAAAATCCGAGGCCGAACTTTGCGTAAGCGTAGCGACACTTTTTTGTTGCGCATAAGCATTAGATAGCTGAGGCTTGCTGTAAACCGCGCCATCATCTGAGCAGATAACAACAATGGGCGTATGCTTGTCGTGTTGACGGTACGATTTCACAAAGTTAACGCCCGCCATGCCCGAACCTACAACCACGATGGGAGCATCGCTTGCGTCGTTGTGCTGAGTTCCTTGGCTGGCTAACGGTTTTGTGCTTGCAGGGCCTTCACTGTGAAAGGGTTGGAGCGATGCCTTTTGAGTGTTTATATGCTCAACATCGCTCACCTCAGCCACTTGTCTCATCTGAAAATCGCGTTTACTAATGCCACAGTCAGGGCAACGCCAATTGTCGGGAATGTCTTCCCATTTAGTACCTGGACGTAAGCCTTCTTCAGGGCAGCCTTGCTCCTCATCATATAGCCAACCACAAGCCTGACATTCCCATATTCTATACTGCGACATAGCTTCTACCTCACCGAGCCTTTTGTTTTATAGCCACTAAAGACAATTTTTTATGCAAAACAGTCGTTACACTGAAAGAAGTGCATCAAGCTCTTCATTAAAGGCGTGTAAAGCCCATTCATTCTTACCATATTGAATGTAGGGCAGAGCGCCGCTTTCTAACGACGATTGGATAGACTCACCCAAAGCCCAATCCTCGTTGAGCGTGGTATTGGTGATGTCGTGGTTTTTCTGCCAATGACGAAGCTGATTAATATCGTTAAGATCGGCGCTCTTGGGGATTAAGGTCGTAATAGTAATTTCGGTTTCTCCCGCGCAAAGTGGGCGAAAGTTAATAAATTCCACGTGTTCCTTTTGTATAAGCAGCGCCGTATTCGGCAGCAACATGAACAGCGTGTGGCTATAGTCGTGCAGCGATAAATCATCTGTTGCCTGTGCTTCCTCAGACGACAGGTTCTTTGTGGGCATAACTACTCGGTAATGCATATCAACCTTGTCAATTACCGCAACATTGTTGTAAAAAAACGGCGCAATGGTCTCTTTATGTGCAAATGCAAAGTGATAAGTCTCAAGTCCACCTTCAGAAAAGAGCTTCCAATTACCCTTCCATACCTTAGTAAAGCGCTTGAAATGCGTTAGTTCATCTGCTTTAAGCCACTCAAGGTGCGCATTCATACCTGCCAAGTGTCCCGTTAAATGGGCTTTGATATCTTCATTTTCAGCAGCGCTTGGGCATACCCATATAAAGCCATACATTTCGATGCTTGGCAGTGCAATTAAGCCATTGTCTGACTTATTGGTATTTGGAAAGCAGTGCTGGTGACCTGGAATGTTGTTAAGTGCGCCATCAGTGGTATACGACCATGCGTGGTAAGGACATACAAACAGCTTACTGCACCCAGAGCCTTCAACTAATTTCGCACCTCGATGTCGACATGCGTTTCTAAATACGCGCACGAGGTTGTTCGAATCTCGGCTTACAATCAACGAGCCCATAGTTGTCTTAACTTCCTTATAACTGTCGAGCTCACCTACTTCAGAGGCATGAGCCACAATGGTCGGTAGAGAATTGAACACCTTTTTTAGTTCATCGTTAAATCGAGATTGGCTAGTGTATCTGTTGGTGTCTGAACGCACCTCAATATCACCCAGTGAGGTGGTTTTGTTAGCGACGTTTTGTTTCGCATTTTTAATCAACAACTTTTCGATATCGGTGTTCATGATGTCACTCCTAAACGGGAAGCGTATGTTTTGATAAATCAAACGCGGTATGCGTATTTCAATTTACTTACCGATTGGTAGGTTTTTACAAAATACCTACCAGGTGGTAAGCTGTCAATATGCTATCTACACTTTTTGCTTTGGAATGATGAAGTGAAATTAAAAACGAAAGATAAGTTATTGAGTACTGCCACAGTTCTTTTTTCGAAAAATGGTTTCTATGGTACAAGTATTAACGATGTTGCCGCGGAGGTTAGCGTTAGCAAACAAGGCCTGCTGCACCATTTCCCATCAAAAGAAAAACTTTATGCAGCCGTAATAGCGCAGGCGGCGCATCATCTCGTCGATTTGGTAGAGGAAATAAGAACTGAATCAGATAATGCGCAAAATCAGCTCTTCGCACTATTTAAAAGAATGGTATGTGCTGATGAAGAACGATTGAGAGTAATTATATTGCTTATGCGTGAGTTACTTGATAATCGCGAACGTGCTGAACAAGCACAAAAGTGGTTTTTACGCCCGTTTCTTGATGATGTTGTAGCTATTGTAACGAACGGGCAGCAGCACGGGTATTTTAAAGGGCAGTCACCGCTTGCTTTCGTATATCACTTGTTGGGCGCAACGCAGTACTATGTGGTTTCCCGTCCCACGCTCGACAAGCTTTACACGCGCGAAGAACGAAAGCTACATGAACAGCACCACATGGAGATGTTGAAGGGTATTATTTTTGATGCATAGCCGCCCCTAGCACGGTATTTCGTTAAGTACTTTAATTTCTCGACGTGAATATTGACCCTTGATAGGGCCAATATTCAACCTGTTTCTACAAATGAAAGCTAATAAAATACGCTTTCTCTTCCGCTAACGGTTTGTTTGTTGCACAACCCTCAATTCCTAGTCCTACCAAAAATTTTACGACTTTTAAGTGATTAAACTTTTTAACAAATAATTTTATTACTGTTGACAACCTACCACATGGTAAGTTATTTCTATTTTGCCTACCGAGTGGTAGGTTTTTGACTCCCTCATGCCTAACTAACTGCCTAAGGATGCGAAATGATGAATGATGTACTCCCATTAAGTGCGCTAAGACACAACTTTAAACATCTTGCTGTGAAGCCGGCATTTTACCAACCTGATGGTGCAAGGCAGCGCGTATGGACTTGGGAGGAGGTAGAAAAAGCGGTGCGATCGTTAATAGGTGGTTTGCATGATTTAGGACTGGGTAAAGGCGATGCTGTGGCAATTTATGGCAAAAACAGCGCCGAATGGATAATTGCTGACTGGGCGGTAATGCTTGCTGGTATGGTTTCGATCCCCATTTACCCAACGGCAAATGAAGAAACGCTGGCTTTTATTATTGAGCGTACAAAATGCAAGGCTGTATTCATTGGAAAAGTTGACGATTACCAAATAGGTCAGCGGGTATTTTCCTCTTCACTTGCACAGATAGCGCTTCCTTGTGATTCAATTGACGGCCCAATTGCATGGAAAGATTGGATGGCTCAAAAATCGTTTACCGGTGAGTTCTTTAAAGGGGCAGCTGATAGTGTTATCAGTATCATGTACACATCAGGCTCAACTGGCACACCTAAAGGCGTCGAACTCACCCAATCTGCATATGCATCAGCATGTGGTGATACTGCAAGGTGGCTTAACGTAAATCAAAGCGATAGGCTCTTTTCCTACCTACCTCTTGCTCATATTGCCGAGCGTGTTGTTACCGAAGGTATGATGATTTATGCTCCAGGTGCAGTGACTTATTTCTCCGAATCACTTGAAACCTTCATTGACGACCTGAAAGCGGCAAAGCCAACTGTTTTTTTCTCAGTTCCTCGCCTATGGGCCAAGTTCCTTGCTTCAATTTATCACACTGTTCCCAAGAAAAAACTGTCATCACTGTTGAATGACCCTTCTGTAAATCAAAGTATTAAACGAAAAATAAAATGTAGTTTAGGTTTTGAAGAAACAAGAGTTTGGGTATCGGCTGCCGCGCCAATCGCGAGAGAAATTATTGAAGAGTTTGAAGCCCTTGATATCTACATTTCTGAAGCCTGGGGCATGACTGAGGTAACGGGGGCAGGGTGTATTAACTATCCGTTTAAATCATCGATGATAGGTACAATAGGCAAGCCCTTTACTGATGCTCAGGTTCGTCTCTCACAAGATAATGAGATTCAGGTGAAGGGGCGCAATGTATTTGAACGTTACCATTTGAGTCCAGAGGTAACCGCTGAAAGTTTCACCGACGACGGCTGGTTTAAAACCAAAGATAGAGGTGAGTGGGATGAGCAGGGCGCTCTTAAAATCGTAGGGCGATTAAAGGACGAATTCAAAACGACAACGGGAAAGTACATCATTCCTTCTCCTATCGAGGCAATGATGTGCAATCACGACATTATAGAGCTTGCGTGTGTGATGGGAAGCAATAGGCCTCAACCTTTCGCTGCAGTTGTACTTAGCGACACTGCATCATTATTAGATAAAGATGCTATTAGACGAGAGCTTGAGCGGTTTCTTCAAAATACGAATGAAAGCTTGGAAAACCATCAAAAGCTAAGCCATATTCTTGTGGCAAGTGAACCATGGACAATTGAAAATAATATGCTTACGCCGACGATGAAAATTAGGCGCTTTGAAATTGAAGCAAGATTTAAAGAGGCTGCGTCAGCACTTAATAATCAACAAAAAGTGTTGTGGTGTGAATAACCAGAAGCAATACTAGCACGTATTCAAACGACGTTATTTCTCAGCAAAAACATAAGCCACAATAGGGTTTGTTCATTAATACCAATCCGCATAGATAATTACCCACTCAGCGAGAGTTAAAATGTTCGTAATCGCGGCGTGTTGCCGCAGGTATAGTGGTTCTACATCAAGGTGACACAACAAAGAGTACGGACATTTTAAACTCGCCCTTCGGGAAGGTCTGGCAAGCTTCCTAGCTTCATTCTGGGAATTTGAAAGGGAACAACCATTCCTGCATTCCCACGCTTCGCTATGAAGCTTGCCAGCGCCTTCTGAGTGGGTAATGATCTATGCGGATTGGTATTAGTGGGCGTTAGTATATACAGAAAAAAGCTGGCAACCTAAAAAAGGAGCCAGCTTTTTCTGTACGATTGGGTTGTAGACTTTTTACTCAGACTTAATACCGTGGAACGTACAGTGAAGCACCGGCAAAATGAGCAGTGTAAGCACGGTAGCAACAGTCAGGCCGAATACAATAACTACCGCCATTGATGCGAAGAACGCGTCAGAAAACAGCGGAATCATACCCAGTATAGTAGTGATGGCAGCCATAGAAACAGGCCGTACACGAGATACCGATGCTTTAACTACGGCATTAAACGCATCGCTATTACCTTTCGCCTGCTCGTTTATCTCTTCCATCAACACAATGCCGTTTTTAAGCACCATACCAATAAGGCTCAAGCTGCCAAGCAGCGCCATAAAGGTAAATGGGGCGCCTACTAGTACTAAGCCACCAATAATGCCGATAGTGGTAAGTGGTATTACGCCCCATATGGCTAACGCTTGGCGCAATCGACCAAACAATAATACGGTAATGATAAACATACCCAAAATTCCAATGGGCATACTCGCAAACAGTGCGCTTTGTGCATCTGTTGATGTTTCGTATTCCCCGCCCCATTCAATACGGTAGCCATCGGGCAGTTCAAGTTCTTCTACAAGTGGTCGAACTTTAGCCTGCACACTAGCGGCTGTTTCCCCAGAAAGTGGAAGTGGTTCTGCATAGACAGCTAACATGCGCACTCTGTCTCGGCGTTTTATAATGGGATTGTTCAAGGTCACATCAACATTGCTTATAACGTCAGCCATGCTGATATATTTACCTTGCTCCTGACTCCACACGTTAAGCGAGGCAAGGTTGTCTATATCATAGCGCTGGTTCGGGTCGTTGCGCATTACAATCGGAATTAAATCGCTGCCTTCGCGGTATAACCCGACAGTTTCACCTTCATTGTTAAGGAGAAATGCGGTGTGAACGGCATCTCGGGTTACCCCAATACGTCTGGCTTGTTCTTCCAAGAATACAGGCTCAATAAATGGGACTTTATTACTCCATGATAAGCGCACGCTATCCATGGTTTGTTCTGCTTGAAATATAGCTTCAACGTCACTACTTATTTCACGCAAAACCTCAGGCTCAGGCCCGTATATTCTGGCCTCAATGGCCGCTTTTGCAGAAGGCCCTACTTGTAGAGCTTGTACTTTGTATTGCACGTTGGGGAAGGTTTCGCGCAGTAACTCAATAATTTCTCGCATTCTGGCATCGCGAGCTTCCACTGTACTGGTCTCTACGATAAGTTGCCCATAGCTCGCGTAGCGGTCTTCAGGCGAGTAAGTTAGTGTAAGACGCTGTGCTCCGCCGCCTATTACGCTGGTAATGTTGGCGATCTCAGGCATATCCATCACTTTTTCTTCTAAACGTCGTATCGATTGTTCAGTCGTTAAAATATCGCTACCTTCTGGCAGACGTAAGTCTACAAAAAACAGTGGAGTAGATGAGTTAGGAAAGAACGCGTTTTTCACATATTTACCCGACGCGACGCTGCCTACTAGGGCAAGAACGACAAGTACAATAGTGATATATCGATGATTAATGGCAGCAGTAAGTAGTCGCTTATAAATGGTGAAGATAATACCTTTATAAGGGTCGTCATCCTCGCTATCTGATTGACGTTCTTTCTCTGTGTTAAACAGTAAGTCGAAAAAGAATGGGGTAATGGTCAGCGCTGTGATCCAACTCAAGAATAGCGAGAAGCACAGAACCCAGAAAAGGGAGCCAACAAATTCTCCCGTGGCATCAGGGGAAAGCCCAATAGGTGCGAAAGCGGTAATAGCGATAACGGTCGCGCCAAGAAGCGGTAAACCGTTTTGAGAGACTACGTCCTTGGCCGCCTGAAGTTTAGTTTGTCCTTTTCTCACACCTATTAACATGCCTTCGGTTACCACAATGGCG encodes:
- a CDS encoding AMP-binding protein, with the translated sequence MMNDVLPLSALRHNFKHLAVKPAFYQPDGARQRVWTWEEVEKAVRSLIGGLHDLGLGKGDAVAIYGKNSAEWIIADWAVMLAGMVSIPIYPTANEETLAFIIERTKCKAVFIGKVDDYQIGQRVFSSSLAQIALPCDSIDGPIAWKDWMAQKSFTGEFFKGAADSVISIMYTSGSTGTPKGVELTQSAYASACGDTARWLNVNQSDRLFSYLPLAHIAERVVTEGMMIYAPGAVTYFSESLETFIDDLKAAKPTVFFSVPRLWAKFLASIYHTVPKKKLSSLLNDPSVNQSIKRKIKCSLGFEETRVWVSAAAPIAREIIEEFEALDIYISEAWGMTEVTGAGCINYPFKSSMIGTIGKPFTDAQVRLSQDNEIQVKGRNVFERYHLSPEVTAESFTDDGWFKTKDRGEWDEQGALKIVGRLKDEFKTTTGKYIIPSPIEAMMCNHDIIELACVMGSNRPQPFAAVVLSDTASLLDKDAIRRELERFLQNTNESLENHQKLSHILVASEPWTIENNMLTPTMKIRRFEIEARFKEAASALNNQQKVLWCE
- a CDS encoding aromatic ring-hydroxylating oxygenase subunit alpha, encoding MNTDIEKLLIKNAKQNVANKTTSLGDIEVRSDTNRYTSQSRFNDELKKVFNSLPTIVAHASEVGELDSYKEVKTTMGSLIVSRDSNNLVRVFRNACRHRGAKLVEGSGCSKLFVCPYHAWSYTTDGALNNIPGHQHCFPNTNKSDNGLIALPSIEMYGFIWVCPSAAENEDIKAHLTGHLAGMNAHLEWLKADELTHFKRFTKVWKGNWKLFSEGGLETYHFAFAHKETIAPFFYNNVAVIDKVDMHYRVVMPTKNLSSEEAQATDDLSLHDYSHTLFMLLPNTALLIQKEHVEFINFRPLCAGETEITITTLIPKSADLNDINQLRHWQKNHDITNTTLNEDWALGESIQSSLESGALPYIQYGKNEWALHAFNEELDALLSV
- a CDS encoding TetR/AcrR family transcriptional regulator codes for the protein MKLKTKDKLLSTATVLFSKNGFYGTSINDVAAEVSVSKQGLLHHFPSKEKLYAAVIAQAAHHLVDLVEEIRTESDNAQNQLFALFKRMVCADEERLRVIILLMRELLDNRERAEQAQKWFLRPFLDDVVAIVTNGQQHGYFKGQSPLAFVYHLLGATQYYVVSRPTLDKLYTREERKLHEQHHMEMLKGIIFDA
- a CDS encoding efflux RND transporter permease subunit, whose amino-acid sequence is MVEYFFRQKVISWMVAIILGVGGIVSFLGLGQLEFPEFTIRNALVITQYPGATPEQVEEEVTLQLEKAIQRIPNVKRISSVNMVGLSQITVELKSSVQAKDLEQYWDNLRRKVGDAQASLPPGTGTSIVNDDFGDVYGLLMTLQSEDYSLKQLEDFADLMQREIQLVDGVKKVSIAGTVSEQIIVSLDHDKMKALNVSAESIAGLLTAQNVVGNAGSIKVQGKRLSIQPTGEFDNLEALGQVVIGSPASGLIRLTDIATIERKLNDTPSLLYHSSGTPALSIGVSFASAVNVVDVGKRLDTKIAELEQRMPLGMSLNTVYNQPSVVDDSVTGFLINLAEAVAIVIFVLLLFMGWRSGVLMGLILVLTILGTFILMSIKGIELQKISLGALIIALGMLVDNAIVVTEGMLIGVRKGQTKLQAAKDVVSQNGLPLLGATVIAITAFAPIGLSPDATGEFVGSLFWVLCFSLFLSWITALTITPFFFDLLFNTEKERQSDSEDDDPYKGIIFTIYKRLLTAAINHRYITIVLVVLALVGSVASGKYVKNAFFPNSSTPLFFVDLRLPEGSDILTTEQSIRRLEEKVMDMPEIANITSVIGGGAQRLTLTYSPEDRYASYGQLIVETSTVEARDARMREIIELLRETFPNVQYKVQALQVGPSAKAAIEARIYGPEPEVLREISSDVEAIFQAEQTMDSVRLSWSNKVPFIEPVFLEEQARRIGVTRDAVHTAFLLNNEGETVGLYREGSDLIPIVMRNDPNQRYDIDNLASLNVWSQEQGKYISMADVISNVDVTLNNPIIKRRDRVRMLAVYAEPLPLSGETAASVQAKVRPLVEELELPDGYRIEWGGEYETSTDAQSALFASMPIGILGMFIITVLLFGRLRQALAIWGVIPLTTIGIIGGLVLVGAPFTFMALLGSLSLIGMVLKNGIVLMEEINEQAKGNSDAFNAVVKASVSRVRPVSMAAITTILGMIPLFSDAFFASMAVVIVFGLTVATVLTLLILPVLHCTFHGIKSE